A stretch of Campylobacter volucris DNA encodes these proteins:
- a CDS encoding phage head completion protein: MNAKALKHRLKIYKKYQEQNEFKELDHDKEIFIKEVFASCKNLIIENKEQNNISSKLYQCEFVIRFLELDMSYFIVFKNEKYEILNIQDENDNRQFLKLKARKINENDYN; the protein is encoded by the coding sequence ATGAATGCAAAAGCATTAAAGCATCGTTTAAAAATTTATAAAAAGTATCAAGAACAAAACGAATTTAAAGAACTAGATCATGATAAAGAAATATTTATTAAAGAAGTTTTTGCAAGTTGTAAAAATTTAATTATAGAAAACAAAGAGCAAAATAATATATCTAGTAAGTTATATCAATGCGAATTTGTAATTAGATTTTTAGAGCTTGATATGTCTTATTTTATTGTATTCAAAAATGAAAAGTATGAAATTTTAAATATACAAGATGAGAATGATAATAGGCAATTTTTAAAATTAAAGGCTAGGAAGATAAATGAAAATGATTACAACTAA
- a CDS encoding peptidase, M15 family produces MKENKYFKESEFKCKCGKCELPSNVPSDELIDMLCEIREHFNSPLIINSGYRCPKHNAKVGGATKSQHTIGSAVDFIIKDVKTQEVHEYVLKKYEDRLCGIAIKHNFDNPYAGFVHIDTRGKKARWTYN; encoded by the coding sequence ATGAAAGAAAATAAATATTTTAAAGAGAGTGAATTTAAATGCAAATGTGGTAAGTGTGAATTACCTTCTAATGTTCCAAGTGATGAGCTTATAGATATGCTTTGTGAAATTAGAGAGCATTTTAACTCACCTTTAATTATAAATAGCGGATATAGATGTCCTAAACACAATGCAAAAGTAGGTGGTGCTACTAAAAGCCAACATACCATAGGAAGTGCAGTAGATTTTATAATAAAGGATGTAAAGACTCAAGAGGTGCATGAGTATGTTTTAAAAAAATACGAAGATAGGCTTTGTGGGATAGCTATAAAGCATAATTTTGATAATCCTTATGCGGGTTTTGTGCATATTGATACTCGTGGTAAAAAAGCACGATGGACTTATAACTAA
- a CDS encoding DUF1353 domain-containing protein translates to MLKRVCVKPFSKDRFILVQDYEFNLKSFKGKIPANFTSNGANIPRIFWSIFPPNSPEYLSAVVVHDYLCEKANTKNDYKLADLALYEAMQELGCSKFKTFVFYHACNGFHMVKCFLKGV, encoded by the coding sequence ATGTTAAAAAGAGTCTGTGTAAAGCCTTTTAGCAAAGATAGATTTATACTTGTGCAAGATTATGAGTTTAATTTAAAAAGTTTTAAAGGAAAAATCCCTGCTAATTTTACAAGCAATGGAGCAAATATTCCTAGAATTTTTTGGAGTATTTTTCCACCAAACTCACCCGAATATTTAAGCGCAGTTGTTGTGCATGATTATTTATGCGAAAAAGCTAATACAAAAAATGATTATAAATTAGCAGATTTAGCCCTTTATGAAGCTATGCAAGAGTTGGGATGTTCAAAATTTAAAACTTTTGTTTTTTACCATGCATGTAATGGTTTTCATATGGTTAAATGTTTTTTAAAAGGAGTTTAA
- a CDS encoding DUF4376 domain-containing protein: MFYKIDEEVFFNQNVYIKKVDLEGLEGEDTYFLDKLDDDELKILGFARVSEQELPSFDEKTQELIREEELDESSNIFHIRYKVLEKSLNALKEIKLDEIRAKKDEALESGIVYNEHTFQTSQKDKLNINGAVTNLMLDIQSGTNSISEITWIDINDEKVTFTPQDFLKFASAVAYHTQEITFKANMIKEKIQQANSKEELEGIKWEM, encoded by the coding sequence GTGTTTTATAAGATAGATGAAGAAGTTTTTTTTAACCAAAATGTATATATAAAAAAAGTTGATTTAGAAGGCTTAGAAGGAGAAGATACTTATTTTTTAGATAAATTAGATGATGATGAGCTCAAAATTCTTGGTTTTGCTAGAGTGAGTGAGCAAGAATTACCAAGTTTTGATGAAAAAACACAAGAGCTTATAAGAGAAGAAGAGCTTGATGAATCAAGCAATATCTTTCATATAAGATACAAAGTGTTAGAAAAAAGCTTGAATGCTCTTAAAGAAATCAAACTTGATGAAATAAGAGCTAAGAAAGATGAAGCTTTAGAAAGTGGAATTGTTTATAATGAACATACTTTCCAAACAAGCCAAAAAGATAAACTCAATATTAATGGAGCGGTAACTAATTTAATGCTTGATATACAAAGTGGAACTAACTCAATTTCTGAAATCACTTGGATTGATATAAATGATGAAAAAGTAACTTTTACTCCACAAGATTTTTTAAAATTTGCTTCAGCTGTAGCTTACCATACCCAAGAAATTACTTTTAAAGCAAATATGATTAAAGAAAAAATACAACAAGCAAATTCCAAAGAAGAGTTGGAGGGTATAAAATGGGAGATGTAA
- a CDS encoding N-4 DNA methyltransferase, with translation MYTPKLFNDHFQNYKRYNIPKAQLVIADIPYNLGNNAYASSPEWYIDGDNKNGESKKANKSFFDTDHNFNVNEFMHFCSHLLIKEPKECGKAPCMIVFCSFEQQFMLINVAKKYGFKHYINLVFRKQSSSQVLKANMKIVGNCEYALLFYREKLPKFNNDGKMIMNCFEWTKDKDINKIHPTQKPIKLLERLISIFTDTGDVVIDPCAGSGSTLVAATNLNRKAYGFEIKKDFFKSANEIMFKQIERSLFA, from the coding sequence ATGTATACACCTAAATTGTTTAACGACCACTTTCAAAACTATAAAAGATACAACATACCAAAAGCACAACTTGTTATAGCTGATATTCCATATAATCTTGGAAATAATGCTTATGCAAGCAGTCCTGAGTGGTATATAGATGGTGATAATAAAAATGGAGAGAGTAAAAAAGCAAATAAATCTTTTTTCGATACAGATCATAATTTTAATGTTAATGAATTTATGCATTTTTGTAGCCACTTGTTAATAAAAGAACCAAAAGAATGCGGTAAAGCACCTTGTATGATAGTTTTTTGTTCTTTTGAGCAACAATTTATGTTAATAAATGTAGCAAAAAAGTATGGATTTAAACATTATATAAATTTAGTTTTTAGAAAACAAAGCTCTTCTCAAGTTTTAAAGGCAAATATGAAAATAGTAGGCAATTGTGAATACGCATTACTTTTTTATAGGGAAAAACTTCCAAAATTTAATAATGATGGAAAAATGATTATGAATTGCTTTGAATGGACAAAAGATAAGGATATTAACAAAATACATCCTACTCAAAAGCCTATAAAACTTTTAGAAAGATTAATTAGCATTTTTACTGATACTGGTGATGTTGTTATAGATCCGTGTGCTGGTAGTGGAAGCACATTGGTTGCTGCTACAAATCTTAACCGCAAGGCTTATGGATTTGAAATTAAAAAAGATTTTTTTAAAAGTGCTAATGAAATCATGTTTAAACAAATAGAAAGAAGTTTATTTGCATGA
- a CDS encoding type I restriction endonuclease, protein MDFENSINSIAETIAERKNLVNTEESTKMTFIMPFLKALGYDVFDPSVVVPEYIADIGTKKGEKVDYAIFKDGKPFIYIEAKNHTENLSNHNNQLTRYFNTSPSVKFAILTNGIEYRFFTDLDQINIMDQIPFLTINLEKLKARDIKDLKKFICSDLNLDEILNTAKEKKYYQSIQDIFKKEIENPSDDFVVLFAKQLTDKRMTASTIEEFRAYIKKSFKELINDIAYDKITSIKNNLQEINNDEKDEESYDDEKEILTTEEELQGFYIVKSILAGAGANLQDISYKDTLSYFAILYQNRVTKWICRLNFTKTKKWVSFPDDTYEQIEKLEDLYKLQDKIIKSYNDRK, encoded by the coding sequence ATGGATTTTGAAAATTCTATAAATTCTATAGCAGAAACAATAGCAGAAAGAAAAAATTTAGTAAATACTGAAGAATCAACCAAAATGACTTTTATCATGCCATTTTTAAAAGCATTGGGGTATGATGTGTTTGATCCAAGCGTAGTAGTCCCTGAATATATAGCTGATATCGGAACAAAAAAAGGTGAAAAAGTAGATTACGCTATTTTCAAAGATGGAAAACCTTTTATATACATAGAAGCTAAAAATCACACTGAAAATTTAAGCAATCATAATAACCAACTAACTAGATATTTTAACACATCACCTAGTGTTAAATTTGCTATTTTAACAAATGGGATAGAATATAGATTTTTCACAGATCTTGATCAAATAAATATAATGGATCAAATTCCTTTTTTAACAATTAATCTTGAAAAATTAAAAGCTAGAGACATTAAAGATTTAAAAAAATTTATATGTTCAGATTTAAATCTAGATGAGATACTAAACACAGCAAAAGAGAAAAAATATTATCAAAGTATACAAGATATCTTCAAAAAAGAGATAGAAAATCCAAGTGATGATTTTGTTGTTCTTTTTGCAAAACAACTCACAGACAAAAGAATGACCGCCTCAACTATTGAGGAATTTAGAGCTTATATAAAAAAATCTTTTAAAGAACTTATAAATGATATAGCATATGATAAAATCACTAGTATAAAAAATAATCTTCAAGAAATTAACAACGATGAAAAAGATGAAGAAAGCTACGATGATGAAAAAGAAATTTTAACAACAGAAGAAGAACTTCAAGGCTTTTACATAGTAAAATCCATTCTTGCTGGTGCGGGTGCTAACTTGCAGGATATATCCTACAAAGATACTTTAAGCTATTTTGCAATCTTGTATCAAAATAGAGTAACAAAATGGATATGTAGGTTAAATTTTACAAAAACAAAAAAATGGGTAAGTTTCCCAGATGACACATACGAACAAATAGAAAAACTAGAAGATTTGTATAAATTGCAAGATAAGATCATCAAGTCATATAATGATAGAAAGTAA
- a CDS encoding DNA cytosine methyltransferase, which yields MQINHLDLFSGIGGFALGLKMADERAFNTLAFCEIEPYCQKILKQNFNKKHIFNNVEKINENDFKDKIDLITAGFPCQDLSIAGNRIGLQGQRSGLFYEVIRIIKFTKPKFILFENSSELIRRDSNRQVFIKELQSIGYDLWWQLLCAKSFGYPHKRERAYVLCWKTSANSNSIGQFFNEKFQYFYANENTQKPSKKIISLCSMYREMPKKNYEINSIDIRGYDGISETMDRVKALGNSIIPTIVKIYGLAIYSFIKIQKVSNNEF from the coding sequence ATGCAAATAAATCATCTAGATTTGTTTAGTGGTATAGGTGGTTTTGCTTTGGGATTAAAAATGGCAGATGAGAGAGCTTTTAATACTTTGGCTTTTTGTGAGATTGAACCTTATTGTCAAAAAATTTTAAAGCAAAATTTTAACAAAAAACATATTTTTAACAATGTGGAAAAAATAAACGAAAATGATTTTAAAGACAAAATCGACTTAATTACAGCAGGCTTCCCATGTCAAGATCTAAGCATAGCAGGAAACAGAATAGGATTACAAGGGCAAAGGAGTGGATTATTTTATGAAGTTATTCGAATTATCAAATTCACAAAACCAAAATTTATATTGTTTGAGAATAGTTCCGAACTTATTCGGAGAGATAGTAATAGACAAGTGTTTATCAAAGAACTTCAATCAATCGGCTATGATTTGTGGTGGCAACTATTATGTGCTAAGTCCTTTGGATACCCGCATAAAAGAGAAAGAGCTTATGTGTTATGTTGGAAAACTTCTGCCAACTCCAATAGCATCGGACAGTTTTTCAATGAAAAATTTCAGTATTTCTACGCAAATGAAAACACACAAAAACCATCAAAAAAGATTATTTCCTTATGTAGCATGTATAGAGAAATGCCCAAAAAAAATTATGAGATTAATAGCATTGATATACGAGGATATGATGGGATATCCGAAACGATGGACAGAGTTAAAGCATTAGGTAATTCAATTATACCAACAATAGTCAAAATTTACGGTTTGGCTATTTATTCTTTTATAAAAATACAAAAAGTGAGTAACAATGAATTTTAA
- a CDS encoding 3'-5' exonuclease codes for MLVWGAIAIWLLILFYYCFDDFVKAFLISSFILFCLWLLMVFVNTFKHKPQKQKNQEDNHISKDNLYNTTLNFTQTPFNQKTNAYKKSFNHSSNINQNFQERILPRSRNKIEYKPNKYDEMYPYNYSELNPSYLQTNPKEYFIKDGLKLNVIIIDTETTGLREWEDEILQLSIIDETGYLIFDKYFKPKYKSTWIEAQKIHGIKPAFVQNKAPIDNYKIQLEKIFNDADVIIGYNIDFDLKFIKRVIDFKKPMFYIDVMKLFTSYYHEKSSILPNIDCGYKYKKLTFAAWHFKNPNALDPLNFYGAHGALEDARATLYVLTKLEQTLSSTPSYKNFKERLGFNRIIDLFYQDFLKKEEEELNKQKLKSDIKDNVDKLYNEMITTLGSDVKISKIIHNSYATFYIKNQKKWIMKVYFNEKAKAEKALLNLPNSKFRKVDEKFFIRQNKKLNEIINSFIIE; via the coding sequence ATGCTTGTTTGGGGTGCTATAGCAATTTGGCTTTTAATTTTATTTTATTATTGTTTTGATGATTTTGTTAAAGCTTTTTTAATATCCTCATTCATTTTATTTTGTCTTTGGTTGTTAATGGTATTTGTTAATACTTTCAAACATAAACCACAAAAACAAAAAAATCAAGAAGACAATCACATATCAAAAGATAATCTTTATAACACTACGCTTAATTTTACTCAAACACCTTTTAATCAAAAAACAAATGCTTATAAAAAATCCTTCAACCATAGTAGCAATATTAATCAAAATTTCCAAGAAAGAATTTTACCAAGATCAAGAAACAAGATAGAATACAAACCAAACAAATATGATGAAATGTATCCTTATAACTATTCTGAATTAAATCCATCTTACCTTCAAACAAATCCAAAAGAGTATTTCATAAAAGATGGCTTAAAACTTAATGTTATAATAATAGACACCGAGACAACAGGTTTGAGAGAATGGGAAGATGAGATACTTCAACTTTCAATCATAGATGAAACAGGATATTTAATCTTTGATAAATATTTCAAACCTAAATATAAATCTACTTGGATAGAGGCTCAAAAAATTCATGGTATAAAACCTGCTTTTGTTCAAAATAAAGCTCCTATAGATAACTATAAAATTCAACTAGAAAAAATTTTTAATGATGCTGATGTAATAATAGGTTACAACATAGATTTTGATTTAAAGTTTATAAAACGCGTAATAGATTTTAAAAAACCTATGTTTTACATTGATGTAATGAAACTTTTTACAAGTTACTATCATGAGAAAAGTTCTATACTTCCAAATATCGATTGTGGTTATAAATATAAAAAACTTACTTTTGCAGCATGGCATTTTAAAAATCCTAATGCATTAGATCCTTTAAATTTTTATGGGGCACACGGAGCACTTGAAGACGCTAGAGCTACTTTATATGTATTAACAAAACTAGAACAAACCCTATCTTCTACACCTAGTTATAAAAATTTTAAAGAAAGATTGGGTTTTAATAGAATAATTGATTTATTTTATCAAGATTTTCTAAAAAAAGAAGAGGAGGAATTAAACAAACAAAAACTTAAATCAGATATAAAAGATAATGTTGATAAATTATATAATGAGATGATCACAACTTTAGGCAGTGATGTAAAAATTTCAAAAATCATTCATAATTCCTATGCGACTTTTTATATAAAAAATCAAAAAAAATGGATTATGAAAGTTTATTTTAATGAAAAAGCAAAAGCAGAAAAAGCTCTTTTAAATCTTCCAAATTCAAAATTTAGAAAAGTTGATGAAAAGTTTTTTATAAGACAAAATAAAAAATTAAACGAGATTATAAATTCATTTATTATCGAATAA
- a CDS encoding tyrosine-type recombinase/integrase codes for MTKINKLTDSFLKSVKCDNGKKFIKFSDPSVKGLYVFVYPSGKKLFKIRQANDTYITLGEYPLLSLAELREMAINSHKLKAKGQSISNAKRLKFGVLYDEVLENARKSNLAVKTIQRGLSYKEGIFKSLEYKNINDIKRVDIVNILKTIEHKSATLQKAKIWINKVFEYALQLEIIENNPVASIKNNIVFKKPNQVIHQPTLLDESDIKEYINILIHSDIKQSHKNLMLFVLLTAQRPGNVIKATWDEIDFKNEIWTISAQKMKMRKEHNIALSKQAISILKNQYAIKVNDYIFAGTSKKGCNSENITCNTNKRLGYKGIQSAHGFRAMFRSIANEKQLEHGVSMDIAEQCLAHEQKNAILKAYNRSKNIELKRRLMQWWGDYIEKLAGKLS; via the coding sequence ATGACAAAAATTAATAAACTTACAGATAGTTTCTTAAAAAGCGTAAAATGCGATAATGGTAAAAAATTTATAAAGTTTAGCGATCCTAGCGTAAAAGGATTATATGTTTTTGTTTACCCTAGTGGCAAAAAGTTATTTAAAATAAGACAAGCCAATGATACTTATATAACACTTGGAGAGTATCCTTTACTTTCCTTAGCAGAACTTAGAGAAATGGCTATAAATTCACATAAACTAAAAGCAAAGGGTCAAAGCATAAGTAACGCAAAAAGATTAAAATTTGGCGTATTATATGATGAAGTGTTAGAAAATGCAAGAAAGAGTAATTTAGCAGTAAAAACGATCCAAAGAGGATTAAGCTATAAAGAAGGTATTTTTAAATCTTTAGAATATAAAAATATTAATGATATAAAAAGAGTAGATATTGTTAATATTCTAAAGACTATAGAGCATAAAAGTGCTACACTTCAAAAAGCAAAGATATGGATAAATAAAGTATTTGAATATGCTTTGCAACTTGAGATCATAGAAAACAATCCCGTAGCTTCCATCAAGAATAATATTGTTTTTAAAAAACCAAATCAGGTTATACATCAACCTACCCTATTAGATGAATCTGATATTAAAGAATATATAAATATCCTAATTCACTCAGATATCAAACAAAGTCATAAAAATTTAATGCTTTTTGTGTTATTAACAGCCCAAAGACCTGGCAATGTTATAAAAGCTACTTGGGATGAGATAGACTTTAAAAATGAAATTTGGACTATATCAGCTCAAAAAATGAAAATGCGTAAAGAGCATAATATAGCATTAAGCAAACAAGCCATAAGTATATTAAAAAATCAATATGCAATTAAAGTTAATGATTATATTTTTGCTGGCACTTCTAAAAAAGGATGTAATAGTGAAAACATCACATGCAATACCAACAAACGCTTAGGATATAAAGGAATTCAAAGCGCACATGGATTTCGTGCTATGTTTAGAAGCATTGCAAATGAAAAGCAATTAGAACATGGAGTAAGTATGGATATAGCAGAGCAATGCTTGGCTCATGAGCAAAAAAATGCAATATTAAAAGCCTATAACAGAAGTAAAAATATAGAATTAAAAAGAAGATTAATGCAGTGGTGGGGAGATTATATAGAAAAACTTGCAGGAAAGCTTAGCTAA
- a CDS encoding head-tail connector protein: MIIKELNAPEKTLVDIKELREFIRIDSDVFDENLKQFLKAAIAEFESRTNRILIKNDYEITFFNERVVLGPFNCLKNADLKAEFKSNCNVLYCNGSGNMIVSLGYEIPPEDIKLWLKNYCLHAFENTSFPNISKALINRYKITFF; encoded by the coding sequence ATGATTATTAAAGAATTAAATGCACCTGAAAAAACTCTTGTAGATATTAAAGAATTAAGAGAGTTTATAAGAATAGATAGCGATGTGTTTGATGAAAATTTAAAGCAATTTTTAAAAGCTGCAATAGCTGAATTTGAAAGTAGAACAAATCGTATTTTAATTAAAAATGATTATGAGATTACTTTTTTTAATGAAAGAGTCGTATTGGGTCCATTTAACTGTTTAAAAAATGCAGATTTAAAAGCAGAATTTAAAAGTAATTGCAATGTTTTATATTGCAATGGCAGTGGAAATATGATTGTAAGTTTAGGTTATGAGATACCACCTGAGGATATAAAACTTTGGTTAAAAAATTATTGTTTGCATGCTTTTGAAAACACAAGTTTTCCCAATATAAGCAAAGCTCTTATCAATAGGTATAAAATAACATTTTTTTAA
- a CDS encoding helix-turn-helix domain-containing protein — MDYEEVIRILKKIANADTIKDLSEILNVNYTTFNTWAVRGEIPLKRIKEFSEKLGVNIDMIISGDINSKGNKNIILQGKNNSINFPTNNNHNDKLQKFLSLHEKYGNEALLDQFINKLEILKKATEE; from the coding sequence GTGGATTATGAAGAAGTTATTAGAATACTAAAGAAAATTGCCAATGCTGATACTATAAAAGATTTAAGTGAAATACTTAATGTAAATTATACTACATTTAATACTTGGGCGGTTAGAGGGGAAATCCCCCTAAAAAGAATTAAAGAATTTTCAGAGAAACTAGGTGTTAATATTGATATGATTATCAGCGGGGATATTAATTCTAAAGGGAATAAAAATATCATATTGCAAGGCAAAAACAACTCTATTAATTTTCCAACTAATAACAATCACAATGATAAATTACAAAAGTTTTTATCTTTGCATGAAAAATATGGAAATGAAGCTTTATTGGATCAATTTATCAACAAACTAGAAATTTTAAAAAAAGCTACTGAGGAATAA
- a CDS encoding helix-turn-helix transcriptional regulator, with product MKLLSTKEVAEYLGFKVDRVRKMRMRKNQAIYNFPKGVKVGKVLMYEKKEIDDWIKSCKVS from the coding sequence ATGAAATTGCTAAGCACTAAAGAGGTTGCCGAATATTTAGGTTTTAAAGTTGATAGAGTGAGAAAAATGAGAATGAGAAAAAATCAAGCCATTTATAACTTTCCAAAAGGCGTTAAAGTAGGAAAGGTTTTAATGTATGAAAAGAAAGAAATTGATGATTGGATAAAATCTTGCAAGGTTAGCTAA
- the flgL gene encoding flagellar hook-associated protein FlgL, translating into MRISNQYTFYTSIQSYTDGQSLLNKYNLQLQTRQLIQHSFENANIYINGSRLEYEIANINQIMQGTQSAQEMAKNTDTALKNITELLEKFKVLLTKAASDGNSQTSREAIAKELKLIKESIVNIANTSINGQYLFAGSNTGVKPFDKYGNYTGNKDNIFVVSGSGTQIPYNVPGWDLFFKPDTNENKVISTNVSFVDNRYDPKNNPELRKPLTEESKFSHLIGQNYVQNGKLDPNKNFDDGYDDKLPFPSTAMYIQGVRPDGTSFKATLNVGPDDKIGDVLENIGKLYGNTEGNKVVEVTMNDSGQIEIKNLKDGNSSLDFHAVAMTPQMRDEEQIKEIAAAAKEEGIDMNEVTNRIMEAAHNGNLNNTRSPVTIQVNGQDFTVDIYKTDFIKSNINGNKTNGADYDVAFEKDGNTVTGNVSQMIKGTSEYATESTKLSEVIANSNGSMAGQSLQMEITSKNGQTYNVTIDLENSMVSYPDPNNPGQTIDFPITHSQYNEATGTASGVQTRPEDITYGQLNDIIGMFASGNVPTADINPNANGTINNDDFQTIQQNISNSKDSVEVNMDYKGRISITDKFSTNTNIGLTIKDANSNAGFPRPGEVTTGSNFVFSANNSLTIDEPNVDLIKDLDQMIDAVLSGNMRADSEGSDPRNTGLQGALERIDHLQDHVRKLQTTIGAYTNSIEETNKRMTFLNLNVSSIKSTVTDADYGQTYMQFMQTMVSYQAMLSATSKISQMSLLNYM; encoded by the coding sequence ATGAGAATTAGTAATCAATACACCTTTTACACTTCTATACAAAGCTACACGGATGGGCAGTCTCTACTAAATAAATATAATCTTCAATTGCAAACTAGGCAACTTATACAGCATTCTTTTGAAAATGCAAACATTTATATAAATGGTTCAAGATTAGAGTATGAAATAGCAAATATTAATCAAATCATGCAAGGAACACAATCTGCACAAGAAATGGCTAAAAATACTGATACAGCTTTAAAAAATATCACCGAGCTTTTGGAAAAATTTAAAGTTCTTTTGACAAAGGCAGCTAGTGATGGAAATTCTCAAACATCAAGAGAAGCTATAGCTAAAGAATTAAAACTCATAAAAGAATCTATAGTAAATATCGCTAATACTAGTATAAATGGACAATATCTATTTGCAGGTTCAAACACAGGGGTAAAACCTTTTGATAAATATGGCAATTATACAGGAAATAAAGACAACATCTTTGTTGTGAGTGGTTCAGGAACTCAAATACCTTATAATGTGCCTGGCTGGGATTTGTTTTTTAAACCTGATACTAATGAAAATAAGGTTATATCTACCAATGTTTCTTTTGTGGATAATCGTTATGATCCTAAAAATAACCCAGAATTAAGAAAACCTTTAACAGAAGAATCTAAATTTTCACATCTTATAGGGCAAAACTATGTTCAAAATGGCAAACTTGATCCGAATAAAAATTTTGACGATGGTTATGACGATAAACTTCCTTTTCCATCAACTGCGATGTATATCCAAGGTGTAAGACCAGATGGAACGAGTTTTAAAGCAACCCTAAATGTTGGCCCTGATGATAAAATAGGAGATGTATTAGAAAATATAGGTAAATTATATGGTAATACTGAGGGTAATAAAGTAGTAGAAGTTACTATGAATGATAGTGGGCAGATTGAAATAAAAAATTTAAAAGATGGTAATAGTTCTTTGGATTTTCATGCTGTTGCTATGACTCCACAAATGAGAGACGAAGAACAAATCAAGGAAATAGCTGCTGCAGCAAAAGAAGAAGGCATTGATATGAATGAGGTAACTAATCGTATCATGGAAGCAGCTCATAATGGAAATTTAAATAATACTAGAAGTCCTGTAACTATACAAGTAAATGGACAAGATTTTACAGTAGATATTTATAAGACAGATTTCATTAAAAGTAATATCAATGGTAATAAAACCAATGGTGCTGATTATGATGTAGCTTTTGAAAAAGATGGTAATACTGTAACTGGAAATGTTTCACAAATGATAAAAGGCACTAGTGAGTATGCTACAGAAAGCACTAAACTTAGTGAAGTAATAGCAAATTCAAATGGAAGTATGGCAGGACAAAGTCTGCAAATGGAAATTACTTCTAAAAATGGTCAAACTTATAATGTGACTATTGATTTAGAAAATTCTATGGTGAGTTATCCAGATCCAAACAATCCTGGTCAAACTATAGATTTCCCTATAACTCATTCTCAATACAATGAAGCAACTGGAACCGCAAGTGGGGTGCAAACAAGGCCTGAGGATATTACCTATGGTCAATTAAATGATATTATAGGTATGTTTGCTAGTGGTAATGTTCCTACTGCTGATATAAATCCGAATGCTAATGGAACTATTAATAATGACGATTTTCAAACTATACAACAAAATATTTCTAATTCTAAAGATTCTGTAGAAGTAAATATGGACTATAAAGGTCGTATTAGTATCACTGATAAATTCTCTACCAATACAAATATCGGTTTAACTATAAAAGATGCTAATTCAAATGCAGGTTTTCCAAGACCAGGAGAGGTTACAACGGGATCAAATTTTGTATTTAGTGCAAATAATTCTTTGACTATAGATGAACCAAATGTGGATTTAATCAAAGATTTAGATCAAATGATAGATGCAGTATTAAGTGGAAATATGAGAGCTGATTCTGAAGGAAGTGATCCTAGAAATACAGGCTTGCAAGGTGCCTTAGAAAGAATTGATCATTTGCAAGATCATGTAAGAAAACTTCAAACTACAATAGGTGCTTATACTAATTCTATAGAAGAAACTAACAAAAGAATGACATTTTTAAATTTAAATGTTTCTAGTATTAAAAGCACTGTTACAGATGCTGATTATGGGCAAACTTATATGCAATTTATGCAAACTATGGTTTCATATCAAGCAATGCTTTCAGCAACTTCTAAAATTTCTCAAATGAGTTTGTTAAACTACATGTAA